One window of Cryptobacterium curtum DSM 15641 genomic DNA carries:
- the secG gene encoding preprotein translocase subunit SecG encodes MNPLLILVIIALVVSGAGLIVFIMLHSGKGTGISDAIASSLYSTNTGTGIIERNLDRITIVFAVVFLLSLILLMVLYPQGTINS; translated from the coding sequence TTGAATCCGCTGCTTATCCTGGTTATTATTGCTCTCGTTGTTTCCGGCGCTGGCTTAATTGTCTTTATTATGCTTCATTCCGGAAAGGGAACTGGCATATCTGACGCCATTGCAAGTTCGTTGTATTCAACGAATACTGGCACGGGTATTATCGAGCGTAACCTCGATCGTATTACCATCGTATTTGCCGTGGTCTTTTTGCTGTCGCTTATCCTTCTGATGGTTCTCTATCCGCAGGGTACTATCAACAGTTAA
- a CDS encoding NADH-quinone oxidoreductase subunit B family protein: MSFASKSPWVIHYDASSCNGCDIEVLAALCPGFDAERFGVINTGNPKHADILLVTGSVNERNIKVVQELYNQMIEPKAVVACGCCACTGGVFHDCYNVIGGVENAVPVDVYAPGCAIRPEAIIDAVVEAVGILEEKAALLKAGKDPTTPMKSHDAQNAVAVPVEEAIMAAAAHDTEVGDAQ, from the coding sequence ATGTCGTTTGCGAGTAAATCGCCCTGGGTCATCCATTATGACGCGTCAAGCTGCAATGGATGCGATATAGAAGTATTGGCCGCGCTCTGCCCTGGCTTTGATGCTGAACGCTTCGGGGTTATTAATACTGGCAACCCAAAACACGCCGACATCCTGTTGGTAACGGGAAGTGTTAATGAGCGGAATATTAAGGTTGTTCAAGAGCTGTACAACCAGATGATAGAGCCAAAAGCCGTTGTTGCGTGCGGATGTTGTGCCTGCACCGGTGGGGTGTTCCACGATTGTTACAACGTTATTGGTGGAGTGGAAAACGCTGTTCCAGTTGACGTCTATGCACCGGGATGTGCCATTCGACCTGAAGCAATTATCGATGCGGTTGTTGAAGCGGTTGGCATACTTGAAGAAAAAGCTGCACTACTGAAAGCAGGGAAAGATCCAACAACACCTATGAAGTCGCATGACGCACAGAATGCGGTTGCCGTGCCTGTTGAAGAGGCCATTATGGCAGCAGCTGCGCACGATACAGAAGTTGGAGACGCCCAATGA
- a CDS encoding 4Fe-4S binding protein, giving the protein MGSFKLGKMTLRSLFTKPETLLYPTEVKPAYLNLKGHIANRIDECILCGMCQRVCPSDAIVVEKKNGTWSIDHFRCVQCSACVRACPTSSLSMEPEYQKPLRMMHIELMEKPEESAEEKAAKAAAKKAKVEAAMKAKQRNTSTD; this is encoded by the coding sequence ATGGGAAGCTTCAAATTGGGAAAAATGACGCTCCGTTCGTTGTTTACCAAACCTGAAACATTACTCTATCCAACAGAGGTCAAGCCGGCATATCTCAACCTCAAGGGTCATATTGCGAATCGTATCGACGAATGTATTCTCTGCGGTATGTGCCAGCGAGTATGCCCTTCGGACGCAATTGTGGTTGAAAAAAAGAATGGTACCTGGTCGATCGATCATTTTCGTTGCGTGCAATGCAGTGCCTGCGTTCGTGCGTGCCCGACATCTTCGCTTTCGATGGAGCCAGAGTATCAAAAACCTCTGCGCATGATGCATATTGAGCTGATGGAAAAACCAGAGGAATCCGCCGAAGAAAAAGCGGCAAAGGCTGCTGCAAAGAAGGCGAAAGTTGAAGCCGCTATGAAAGCGAAGCAACGCAATACAAGCACCGATTAA
- the tpiA gene encoding triose-phosphate isomerase, translated as MTRKVMLAGNWKMNKNWAEAVVLSQAISNQSRGSWESIDIVLCSPACDLKAVYSVLEFDRSSIKLGAQNVHWEPSGAFTGEISVGMLSEIGVEYCIVGHSERRTLFAETDEMVNRKVHAVLNGGLIPIVCVGESLGLRDAGTYLDYIRAQVSAALAGLDAEQVARLAIAYEPIWAIGTGRTATPEAAQEVCAAIRAQVALDFTAETADAMRVLYGGSMKPENARGLLAEADIDGGLVGGASLKAESFVQLIEECLS; from the coding sequence ATGACACGTAAGGTTATGCTGGCAGGCAATTGGAAAATGAATAAAAACTGGGCGGAAGCCGTTGTTCTTTCTCAAGCCATCAGCAATCAAAGCCGTGGATCGTGGGAGTCAATCGATATTGTACTCTGTTCGCCCGCCTGTGATCTTAAAGCGGTTTACTCCGTGCTTGAATTCGATCGATCTTCCATCAAGTTAGGTGCCCAAAATGTTCATTGGGAGCCATCCGGGGCTTTCACGGGTGAAATAAGCGTTGGCATGCTTTCGGAGATTGGCGTGGAGTACTGCATCGTTGGTCATTCCGAGCGGCGCACGCTCTTTGCTGAAACTGACGAAATGGTTAATCGAAAAGTACATGCCGTACTTAATGGCGGTCTTATTCCCATTGTTTGTGTTGGTGAATCGCTTGGTCTGCGCGATGCTGGTACCTATTTGGACTACATTCGCGCTCAGGTGTCCGCTGCATTGGCGGGTCTCGATGCCGAGCAGGTTGCACGCTTGGCTATTGCCTATGAACCCATTTGGGCTATTGGAACCGGACGTACCGCTACACCTGAAGCAGCTCAAGAAGTTTGTGCTGCCATACGAGCGCAAGTTGCACTTGATTTCACGGCCGAAACAGCCGATGCCATGCGTGTACTGTATGGCGGTTCAATGAAACCTGAAAATGCGCGCGGACTCCTTGCTGAAGCAGATATTGATGGGGGACTCGTAGGTGGTGCAAGCTTGAAGGCGGAATCGTTTGTGCAACTCATCGAAGAATGCCTAAGCTAA
- a CDS encoding nickel-dependent hydrogenase large subunit: MGKSTVIPFGPQHPVLPEPLHLDLVVEDETVVEAIPQIGFIHRGLERLTETKDYNQFIYVAERICGICAFGHSMGYAETIEHLMGIEVPPRAQYLRVIMHEMSRIHSHVLWLGLAADAFGFESLFMHCWRLRERVLDLFEAMTGGRVIFSANLVGGMVRDQDAQILATVKERLEGIKADYQQISDTFLKDSSVKGRLVGVGYISPEDAAAWSMTGPFARASAVNNDARCKGSAAYAALPNFEPILSHDGDCYARVEVRIREVLQSIDIICQLIDTIPAGEVLTKVKGSPAAGSQACHALEQPRGECYYYASGNGTKFLSRMRMRTPTSANLAGMAMALKGCDLADVNMIVLTIDPCISCSER; encoded by the coding sequence ATGGGTAAGTCAACCGTTATACCTTTTGGTCCCCAACATCCCGTTTTACCCGAACCACTTCACCTCGATCTGGTAGTGGAAGATGAGACGGTTGTTGAAGCCATTCCTCAGATTGGGTTTATCCATCGTGGTCTTGAGCGTCTGACTGAAACCAAGGACTACAACCAGTTTATCTACGTCGCAGAACGTATCTGCGGTATCTGTGCCTTTGGTCATAGCATGGGATACGCCGAAACTATCGAGCATCTCATGGGCATCGAAGTGCCGCCACGTGCTCAGTATCTGCGCGTTATCATGCACGAGATGTCACGTATTCATTCTCATGTACTGTGGCTAGGTCTTGCCGCTGATGCATTCGGCTTTGAAAGTCTCTTCATGCATTGCTGGCGCCTGCGTGAGCGTGTGCTCGACCTGTTTGAAGCAATGACTGGTGGTCGTGTCATCTTTTCTGCAAACCTCGTCGGTGGCATGGTGCGCGATCAAGATGCTCAAATACTCGCTACAGTGAAAGAGAGACTTGAAGGTATCAAAGCTGACTATCAGCAGATCAGCGATACGTTCTTAAAAGATTCAAGCGTCAAAGGTCGCCTTGTGGGAGTTGGCTACATTTCTCCCGAAGATGCAGCCGCTTGGAGTATGACGGGTCCGTTTGCGCGCGCATCGGCTGTCAACAACGATGCCCGTTGTAAGGGGAGTGCTGCCTATGCGGCTCTTCCCAATTTCGAGCCGATCTTATCTCATGATGGCGACTGCTATGCACGGGTTGAAGTACGTATACGCGAAGTGTTGCAGAGTATCGATATCATTTGCCAGCTGATTGATACGATCCCTGCGGGTGAAGTGCTTACTAAGGTAAAGGGTTCACCCGCCGCAGGATCCCAGGCGTGTCATGCGCTTGAGCAGCCGCGCGGCGAATGCTACTACTATGCATCGGGTAACGGAACAAAGTTTCTCTCGCGCATGCGCATGCGCACACCAACGAGCGCTAACCTCGCTGGTATGGCCATGGCGCTTAAGGGTTGCGATTTGGCTGATGTAAATATGATTGTTCTTACCATCGATCCTTGCATCAGCTGTTCGGAAAGGTAG
- a CDS encoding CDP-alcohol phosphatidyltransferase family protein: MHRTDQQIHDTQKDEYGTPAQPTDRILTLPNLISFIRLCLIPLFFVVLIGGHDVSAMILFALAAGTDWIDGQVARRTHSVSKLGRMLDPAVDRLLMIFGVLGVFLIGRVPLWIIAVIVCRDAVMMAGYALLRRQWNVHVDVIYPGKVATTCLFVGFAALILNWPQIAGLGMVDVAWLPGFNHELVGWGIWFVYAGMLLGVFTTSYYVYAAISKVRQVQQKASV; encoded by the coding sequence GTGCACCGGACGGATCAGCAGATACACGACACGCAAAAGGATGAATACGGTACCCCCGCGCAACCAACGGACCGTATTCTGACGCTTCCTAATCTTATTAGCTTCATACGGCTCTGTTTGATCCCGCTGTTCTTTGTTGTTCTTATTGGGGGACATGATGTCTCCGCTATGATTTTGTTTGCGCTTGCAGCCGGCACGGACTGGATTGATGGGCAGGTTGCACGTCGCACTCACAGCGTGAGTAAACTGGGTCGCATGCTTGATCCGGCTGTTGATAGACTGCTCATGATATTTGGTGTCTTGGGTGTTTTTCTGATTGGGCGCGTGCCACTTTGGATTATTGCGGTCATCGTCTGTCGTGACGCCGTAATGATGGCCGGGTATGCCTTGCTGCGTCGTCAATGGAACGTACACGTGGATGTTATCTATCCAGGAAAAGTAGCTACGACGTGCCTCTTTGTTGGATTTGCTGCCCTCATACTCAACTGGCCACAAATAGCTGGATTAGGTATGGTTGATGTTGCGTGGCTTCCTGGTTTTAACCATGAACTGGTGGGGTGGGGCATCTGGTTTGTGTATGCTGGCATGCTACTCGGCGTGTTTACCACCTCGTACTACGTTTACGCTGCCATCTCCAAAGTTCGTCAGGTACAGCAGAAAGCGAGTGTCTGA
- a CDS encoding phosphoglycerate kinase: MSTIQSLEDAPLADKRILVRVDFNVPLEDGVVTDDTRIRAALPTIEFLVRGGARVILASHLGRPAGKGYEEKFSLAPVAGALQKLIDAPVRFAEDITGSHARACATELAPGEILLLENLRFDAREKACADSFCKELAALADIYVNDAFGTAHRAHASTAGVATLLPSYAGFLLQREVATLTSMLENPARPFTAILGGSKVSDKVGVIDALIGKADTIIIGGGMCFTFLAAQGYSVGASLKEDDWIARAAQMIEAAHKAGVQLLLPCDIVVADRFAADAQTALVSADAIPNGMMGLDIGPQTAQNYAAAIAASRTVFWNGPMGVFEMEAFEAGTKAVALALADATDAVTVIGGGDSVAAVNKFNLADKMTFISTGGGASMELVQGCALPGVEALKKEIS; the protein is encoded by the coding sequence ATGTCTACGATACAGTCACTCGAGGATGCGCCCCTAGCGGATAAGCGCATATTAGTACGTGTTGATTTCAACGTGCCACTTGAAGATGGCGTGGTGACCGACGACACGCGTATTCGTGCCGCACTTCCGACGATTGAATTCCTTGTTCGCGGTGGTGCACGAGTTATTTTGGCAAGCCACCTTGGTCGTCCAGCAGGGAAGGGCTACGAAGAAAAGTTTTCTCTGGCTCCTGTTGCTGGTGCGCTTCAAAAACTTATTGATGCACCCGTGCGTTTTGCTGAAGACATTACTGGTTCCCATGCTCGTGCATGTGCGACGGAGCTTGCACCTGGTGAAATTCTTCTGCTTGAAAACCTGCGTTTTGACGCGCGGGAAAAGGCCTGCGCGGATTCGTTCTGTAAAGAGCTTGCTGCCTTGGCTGATATCTATGTTAATGATGCGTTTGGAACAGCGCATCGTGCTCATGCATCAACTGCCGGGGTAGCCACCTTGCTTCCTTCCTATGCGGGTTTTCTTCTTCAGCGCGAGGTTGCTACGTTAACAAGTATGCTCGAAAACCCAGCGCGACCATTTACTGCGATTCTTGGTGGCTCGAAGGTATCCGACAAAGTTGGCGTTATCGATGCGCTCATTGGCAAAGCTGACACGATTATTATCGGCGGCGGTATGTGCTTTACCTTCTTGGCAGCCCAAGGATATTCAGTTGGCGCCAGTCTGAAAGAGGACGATTGGATCGCACGGGCAGCGCAGATGATAGAGGCTGCCCACAAAGCAGGAGTACAGTTGCTGCTTCCCTGCGATATTGTTGTGGCTGATCGTTTTGCTGCTGATGCCCAGACCGCTCTTGTTTCAGCTGATGCTATTCCCAACGGCATGATGGGGCTTGATATTGGTCCGCAAACAGCACAAAACTATGCGGCCGCGATTGCCGCTTCACGCACCGTATTTTGGAATGGCCCCATGGGTGTCTTTGAGATGGAGGCATTTGAGGCAGGTACAAAGGCGGTGGCTCTTGCACTTGCCGACGCCACTGATGCTGTCACTGTTATTGGTGGGGGCGATAGTGTCGCAGCCGTCAACAAGTTTAATCTCGCCGATAAAATGACCTTTATTTCCACTGGTGGCGGTGCCTCAATGGAATTGGTGCAAGGGTGCGCTCTTCCAGGTGTTGAAGCGCTCAAGAAGGAGATCTCATGA
- a CDS encoding respiratory chain complex I subunit 1 family protein yields MNTFITTILGTLLFALLAPIVGCLIAGVDRIISARMQGRVGPPLLQPYWDVRKLLEKERFSVNSVEGTYVIASLVFAVLAGGIFFSGGNFLLCVFVITLSSLFFILAAYSTRSPFAEAGAARETMQVMSYEPMVLLCAMALYLTAGSFDVADLLSLRHPILCFTWPVFLGLLFVLTIKLRKSPFDISNSHHAHQELVSGITTEMSGPTLAKVEVMHWYETVLFMGWVGMFFLYASPVGWIAAIVAVVVVYLLEIWIDNNFARVKWQSMLKWAWIVALIAGGINITVLAFM; encoded by the coding sequence ATGAATACGTTTATCACAACGATACTGGGAACCCTTCTGTTTGCGTTGCTGGCACCGATTGTCGGTTGCCTTATTGCCGGAGTGGATCGTATTATCAGCGCTCGCATGCAGGGTCGTGTTGGCCCGCCGCTTTTGCAGCCCTACTGGGATGTGCGTAAGCTGCTTGAAAAAGAGCGTTTCAGCGTTAACAGCGTCGAGGGAACCTATGTAATAGCGTCGCTTGTTTTTGCGGTGCTTGCAGGTGGTATCTTCTTTTCGGGTGGTAACTTCCTGCTCTGTGTGTTTGTTATTACCCTATCGAGCCTCTTCTTTATTCTTGCGGCCTATTCAACCCGTTCGCCCTTTGCAGAAGCGGGCGCAGCGCGCGAAACCATGCAGGTTATGAGCTACGAGCCAATGGTGCTGCTTTGCGCGATGGCACTGTACTTAACCGCAGGGTCGTTTGATGTGGCTGATCTTCTGAGCTTGCGTCATCCCATCCTCTGCTTTACGTGGCCGGTATTTTTGGGTTTGCTGTTTGTGCTCACGATCAAGCTCCGTAAAAGCCCCTTTGATATTTCCAATAGCCACCATGCGCATCAAGAACTTGTTTCGGGTATTACCACCGAAATGAGTGGCCCGACCCTCGCGAAGGTCGAGGTTATGCACTGGTACGAAACGGTGCTGTTCATGGGCTGGGTTGGTATGTTTTTCCTCTATGCGAGCCCTGTTGGATGGATAGCCGCCATCGTCGCCGTTGTCGTCGTCTATCTTCTTGAAATCTGGATCGACAACAACTTTGCCCGCGTGAAGTGGCAATCGATGCTCAAATGGGCCTGGATTGTTGCTCTTATTGCGGGTGGTATTAACATCACCGTTTTGGCGTTTATGTAA
- the gpmI gene encoding 2,3-bisphosphoglycerate-independent phosphoglycerate mutase, whose product MPQSSLHLPAALIILDGFGLASSGTGNAISQAHIPVLDHLLADSPSVQLEASGEAVGLPAGQMGNSEVGHLNIGAGRVVHQELSRINEACRSGSIESNEVLLRAMETSRTRGSVLHLMGLVSDGGVHSSIDHLLALMNMAARNGVQQVFIHAFLDGRDVPPKSAEGYLRQVLDACEQHTAAGLQYQIASISGRYYAMDRDNRWDRVQAAWQAIAQAQPITTATPLEYLHSSYNDKVTDEFVIPVSFTERPMTDDDAVIFFNFRPDRARQLTRAFCDPTFDGFTGANCHPTFVCLTEYDPRIPADVAFPKELPQMVLADAIAAAGLTQYHIAETEKYAHVTFFLNGGREEPKEGEQRVLIPSPKVATYDLQPEMSEEEVSSTLAQAIDNDEADFYLVNFANCDMVGHTGSIPATVQAVEAVDRGVGRVLAALKRKQGVALLTADHGNADKMLAADGSPHTAHTTAPVPLVLIDYAETGFSFSPDAQAGKGALCNIAPTLLDMAGVSIPSEMTASSLVRN is encoded by the coding sequence ATGCCCCAATCGTCACTGCATCTTCCTGCTGCTTTGATTATTTTGGATGGATTCGGTTTAGCGTCATCAGGTACGGGTAATGCCATTTCCCAGGCACATATCCCCGTACTCGACCATTTGCTTGCCGATTCGCCGTCTGTTCAACTTGAAGCATCAGGTGAAGCAGTTGGCCTACCAGCTGGTCAAATGGGCAACTCTGAGGTGGGACACCTCAACATAGGGGCAGGACGTGTCGTTCATCAGGAACTATCCCGCATTAATGAAGCGTGCCGAAGTGGCTCAATAGAAAGCAACGAAGTATTGCTTCGGGCTATGGAGACCTCCCGCACACGAGGATCAGTTCTCCATCTGATGGGACTTGTTTCTGATGGTGGTGTTCATTCCAGCATCGACCATCTGCTTGCCTTGATGAATATGGCAGCGCGCAATGGTGTGCAGCAGGTGTTTATTCATGCATTCCTCGATGGCCGCGATGTGCCGCCAAAAAGTGCTGAAGGATATCTTCGCCAGGTGTTGGATGCGTGTGAACAGCATACTGCCGCCGGCTTGCAGTATCAGATTGCAAGTATTTCAGGTCGCTATTATGCGATGGACCGCGACAACCGCTGGGATCGGGTGCAAGCGGCGTGGCAAGCAATTGCTCAAGCGCAACCAATTACAACAGCGACACCACTTGAATATCTTCATTCCTCGTATAACGACAAGGTAACTGACGAATTTGTAATACCTGTTTCCTTTACTGAGCGTCCTATGACCGACGATGATGCGGTTATCTTCTTTAACTTCCGGCCCGATCGCGCACGGCAGCTTACGCGCGCGTTTTGCGATCCAACTTTCGATGGGTTTACGGGCGCCAATTGCCACCCGACGTTTGTCTGCCTCACTGAATATGACCCACGTATTCCTGCTGACGTGGCTTTTCCGAAGGAACTTCCGCAGATGGTGCTTGCTGATGCCATTGCTGCTGCGGGACTGACGCAGTATCACATTGCTGAGACTGAAAAATATGCGCATGTCACTTTTTTCTTGAATGGTGGGCGTGAAGAGCCAAAAGAAGGGGAACAGCGCGTACTTATTCCTTCGCCGAAAGTGGCCACCTACGACCTTCAACCCGAAATGAGTGAAGAAGAAGTTTCAAGCACCTTAGCGCAGGCTATTGATAACGATGAGGCTGACTTCTATCTGGTCAATTTTGCTAACTGCGACATGGTTGGACATACTGGTTCGATTCCGGCGACCGTGCAAGCGGTTGAAGCAGTTGATCGTGGTGTCGGTCGTGTACTTGCGGCGCTCAAGCGTAAGCAGGGAGTTGCCCTTTTAACTGCCGATCATGGCAATGCCGACAAAATGCTTGCCGCCGATGGATCCCCGCATACTGCCCACACCACTGCGCCCGTGCCGCTGGTGCTGATTGATTATGCCGAAACTGGTTTTTCTTTTTCGCCGGATGCACAAGCGGGGAAGGGTGCGCTCTGCAATATTGCGCCGACTCTGCTTGATATGGCAGGTGTTTCAATTCCCTCAGAAATGACTGCTTCATCACTTGTTCGCAACTAG
- a CDS encoding NADH-quinone oxidoreductase subunit L, protein MGTPVFLIVFPLIAAALLLVARTEMLRGAIVYGASAFIAAASLWLIATNIGTPGVYFEAEAPLVDLLLPLVSVAVCACIMVYAVRYKNRWAGVLAIIQLVLSLLFEVPLTIASDSHVHYNLYFDSLSLLMVFIIGIVGCGICVYALGYMKDFQKHHANDPDRRPVFFALMFLFLSAMYAIVFSNNLSWLFAGWEVTTVCSFLLIGYTKTGEALRSAFRQIIMNLAGGIAFVLALMCSVLFFNTLSLADFVQAAALYPTLAIVPVTCLAFAGITKAAQMPFHTWLLGAMVAPTPTSALLHSSTMVKAGVFMLIKLAPAFTVSVIPAAMTILVGGITFCLASFIAISQSNAKRVLAYSTIANLGLIVACAGVGTPEAVWAAIFLVLFHAIAKSLLFLCVGTAEHHIGSRDIEDEDLLFERLPRLSRLMMLGIMCMFIAPFGMLVSKWAALVSFIDSGQVVLLILLAFGSGATFMFWAKWMGKLAGIAAPQDSLEGSIHRSEWIALATMAVVLVLCCALLPVISDYLVMPYLWTIWGPAVFTNGGNDILWITGILSLAVAWIIFGGLSHRNPKTRQASVYLSGVGLNNTQRTFTNSLSHETASTARNWYLEGIFGETHIAPIGEIACTIIIIAAFAIALATPASLL, encoded by the coding sequence GTGGGTACGCCCGTATTTTTAATCGTGTTTCCGCTCATTGCGGCAGCTTTATTGCTTGTCGCACGTACCGAAATGCTTCGAGGGGCCATTGTGTATGGTGCCTCTGCGTTTATTGCAGCGGCATCACTGTGGTTGATTGCAACCAATATCGGTACGCCTGGCGTTTATTTCGAGGCCGAAGCACCTCTGGTTGATCTATTGCTTCCTCTCGTAAGCGTAGCGGTCTGTGCATGCATTATGGTCTATGCCGTTCGGTATAAGAATCGCTGGGCAGGTGTCTTGGCCATTATTCAGTTGGTTCTTTCACTCCTTTTTGAAGTGCCGCTGACAATTGCTTCAGACTCACACGTGCACTACAACCTGTACTTTGACTCACTGTCGCTGCTCATGGTGTTCATTATTGGCATCGTTGGATGCGGTATCTGCGTATACGCCCTTGGTTACATGAAGGACTTCCAAAAGCATCATGCCAATGACCCTGACCGTCGGCCAGTATTCTTTGCTCTCATGTTCCTTTTTCTTTCGGCCATGTATGCAATCGTATTTAGCAATAATCTTTCCTGGCTGTTTGCTGGTTGGGAAGTGACAACGGTTTGCTCGTTTTTGCTTATCGGTTACACAAAGACCGGAGAAGCACTACGGAGTGCGTTTCGCCAGATTATTATGAATCTTGCCGGCGGTATCGCATTTGTCTTGGCTCTTATGTGTAGTGTCCTGTTCTTTAATACCTTGTCACTTGCTGATTTCGTACAAGCTGCAGCGCTCTATCCAACCCTTGCTATCGTGCCAGTGACTTGCCTGGCATTCGCTGGTATCACAAAGGCAGCTCAAATGCCGTTTCACACCTGGCTTTTGGGCGCAATGGTGGCACCTACTCCCACCAGTGCCTTGCTGCACAGTTCAACGATGGTAAAAGCAGGCGTATTTATGCTTATTAAACTGGCGCCAGCATTTACCGTGTCAGTTATACCAGCAGCTATGACGATACTGGTTGGCGGTATTACATTCTGCCTTGCTTCGTTTATTGCTATCAGCCAGTCCAATGCCAAGCGGGTGCTTGCCTATTCGACAATTGCCAACCTCGGCCTTATTGTCGCCTGTGCTGGCGTTGGCACGCCCGAAGCAGTTTGGGCAGCCATCTTCCTCGTGCTGTTCCATGCTATTGCTAAATCGCTCTTGTTCCTTTGCGTGGGTACCGCTGAGCATCATATTGGCAGTCGTGATATTGAAGACGAAGATCTGCTATTTGAACGGTTGCCCCGTCTCAGTCGTCTTATGATGCTCGGTATCATGTGCATGTTTATTGCTCCCTTTGGCATGTTGGTATCAAAGTGGGCAGCACTCGTTTCGTTTATCGATTCAGGCCAAGTGGTTCTTCTTATCCTGCTTGCCTTTGGATCGGGTGCAACCTTTATGTTCTGGGCAAAATGGATGGGTAAGCTGGCTGGTATTGCTGCGCCCCAAGATTCGCTCGAAGGTTCCATCCATCGCAGTGAATGGATTGCTCTTGCCACGATGGCAGTGGTTCTGGTGCTCTGCTGCGCGCTCTTGCCCGTTATAAGTGACTATTTGGTTATGCCGTATCTTTGGACTATTTGGGGTCCAGCGGTCTTCACGAATGGTGGAAACGACATCCTCTGGATTACCGGCATTCTCTCGCTTGCGGTTGCCTGGATTATATTCGGGGGTCTTTCGCATCGAAATCCTAAGACGCGCCAAGCAAGTGTCTATCTGTCGGGTGTTGGTCTCAATAATACCCAACGCACCTTTACTAATTCGCTTTCACACGAAACAGCTTCGACGGCTCGCAACTGGTATCTCGAGGGTATTTTCGGTGAAACGCATATTGCTCCGATAGGGGAAATAGCTTGTACCATCATCATTATTGCCGCCTTTGCGATTGCTCTGGCTACACCCGCGTCACTGTTATAG